The nucleotide window CAGCGGCAGCAGCAGGGCGGTCAGCTGCAGCACGTCCTGGTCGAGTCCCGCTGCGGCGGCCTGCTGCACGACCGAGACCAGGCTCGCGGCCTCGGTCGCGAACCAGCCGACGACGGCGGCCGCGTCACCGAGGACCTCGGGCGACACCCCGGTCGGGAGGGGAGGCAGGTCCAGCGGCACGCGCTGGGGGAAGTGGACCCGACGCGCGGCGGCCGTCGTGTGCAGGTGGTGCGCGGTGGTCCGCACCACGAACTCGGCGCGCTCCGGCCCGCCGGTCACCTCGCCGGCGTAGGCCAGCAGCAGGTCGTGCATCCGCCAGCGGTCCGGGCGCGGCTGGGTGACCAGGGCCGAGTCCGCGAGCTGCCGCAGCAGCCGGCCGACCGGGGAGCGGTCCAGGCCGCTCGCGCTCGCGACGGCGGCCGTGCCGGTGTCCGCGCCCGGCTGGGCCGCCAGCGCCCGGAACACCCGTGCCGCGTCCGGTGCCAGCGCCCGGTAGGACGGGGCGAGCACGGCACGCAGGTCGCTGACCGGGTCGGAGGTCGCCATGGCGTCGAGGGGACCCGCGCCCAGCTCCTCGGCCAGGGCGGCGAGGGACATCGCCGGGGAGATCGCGGCGCGGGCGGCCACCACGGCCAGGGCCAGGGGCAGCCCGCCGGTCCGTTCGGCCAGCCGGTCCACGGCGGCCGGCTCGGCGTCGACGCGCCGGTCGCCCAGCCGCCGGCGGAGGAACTCACCGGCGGCGCCGGGGTCGAGGACGTCGAGGGCGACCGGCCGGGCGCCGGCGGTCACGACGAGGCCGGCGAGCGGGTCCCGGCTGGTGACGACGACCAGCGTGCCCGGGTCACCGGGCAGCAGGGGGCGCACCTGCTCGGCGTCCCGGGCGTTGTCGAGCAGGACCAGCATGCGGCGTCCGTGCAGGAGGGTCCGGTACAGGGCGGCGCGGCCCTCGAGGTCGGTCGGCACGCCCTGCGGGGGGACCCCCAGGGCCTCGAGGAAGCCGCGCAGCGCCTCGGCGGGGTCGACCGGTCGGTGCACGGGGTCGAACCCGCGGAGGTCCGCGTGCAGCTGCCCGTCGGGGTGGTCGGCTGCCCGTGACCGGGCGAAGTGCACGGCCAGCGTCGTCTTGCCCACCCCGCCCATCCCGGAGACGGCGACCACCCGGGCGGCGGCACCGGTGTCGGCCGCGGCCTCGGCCAGCCGGGCGAGGTCCTGCTCGCGGCCGGTGATCCGGGCGACCTCGCCGGGCAGCTGGGCCGGCGCCGGGGTCGCGCGCACCGCGGGCGCGACCGGCCCGGCCGGCACCGGAGGAGTGCCGGTGAGCACGAGCTCCTGCAGCGCCTGCAGGGCCGGGCCGGGGTCGACGCCGAGCTCCTCGGCCAGGACGGTGCGGGCCTGGGCGTAGGCCGACAGCGCCTCGGCCTGCCGGCCGAGCCGCCACAGGGCGAGGACCTGCAGTTCCCGCAGGCGCTCACGGAGCGGCTGCTGGGCGATGAGGACGGTGAGCTCGCCGAGGGCCTCGGTCAGGTGCCCCAGCTCGACCTCGGCGGCGAGCAGCTCCTCGACGACGGTGTCGTGGAGCTGGGTGAGGCGTTCCCGCTGCGACTCGGCGTACGGGCCGGGCAGCCCGGAGAGCGGCGTGCCCCGCCAGAGCGAGAGCGCGGCCCGCAGCTGCTCCGCTGCCGCCGCGGTGTCGCCCCGCCGGGTCGCCTCCGCCGCACGCTCCCGCCGGACGGTGAAGGCGGTGAGGTCGAGGTCGTAGCCGGCCCGGTCCAGCCGGTAGCCGCCGCCGGTCGCCCGGAGCAGCTCGCTCGCCGGGCCGAGCGCACGGCGCAGCCGGGACAGGTAGGTGCGCACCGTGCCGGCCGCACTGACGGGCGCGTCCTCGCCCCAGAGGCCCGCGACCAGCGCCGGGAGCTCGACGTGGGCCACCTCGTGCATCACCAGGGCGGCCAGCACGGCCTGCTGCTGGGGCGAGCCCAGCGCGACCTCGGACCCGCCGGTCCGGGCCTCCATCGGGCCCAGCACCGACAGCTGCAGCCGAGGGACCTCCGGGACGGCGCTGAGCCGGCTGCCCGAGGACGTCGACCGGCTGCTCGAGGACGCCGCCGGGTGGCTCGAGGACACGGCCCTCCCTCGGTCTCCATCGGCGCGCGGTCGCCGGAGGGGGAGCGTCCCGGCGTCCCGGGGCCGGTCCAGGACGTGTGCGGACCGGCCTCCGGGGAGCCGAGCCGCACCGGCCCGGACCCTACGCGAACGGGACGGGTAGGACCGGGCCGCGTCGAGGCAGGTCACGGGAGCAGCGGGGGCCCGACGATCTGGATCCCGTGGCCGGCCGCGATCCGGGTCAGCTCGGCCGGGTCCGGCGGGCCGCCGGCCGGGGCGTCGAGCGGCAGCCCGACCTCGGCGACGAAGCGGTCGAACCCACCGGGGGTGTGCAGGGTGAGGAAGCGGGCCGACGGCGAGGTGACGACGAAGCCGTGCGCCTGGCCGCGGGGGAGCAGGGCCAGCCCGCCGGCGCCGACGGCCAGCCGCTCGCCCCCGACCTCCACCCGCAGCTCGCCGTCGAGCACCAGGAAGGTCTCCTCGTCGGCGTCGTGGACGTGCAGCGGGGACATGTACCCGCGGTCGCCGGTGTGCTCGAGCAGCGCCCAGGCGCCCTCGGTGTCGGCGGAGCCGGCCCGCAGGTGGACCAGGCCGCCGAGGAACTGCACGGCGGTCTGGGTCGAGGGGTCGGTGAGCAGGGGTGCGGTGACCACGCCGAGGGGGTGGGTGCCGGTGTGCGTCGATGTCATGCACCCATGGCAGCCCCGCGGCGGGAGGGTGTCCAAGACCGTCCCCGCATCACCCGATCCTCCGCCGGCATCGGTCCAGCTCAGCGCCTCGGCGGGCTACCGTGGGGGCATGCTGCCGGCCGAGCCCGTGACGCCGGCGACGCGGCAGGACCCCGACGTCGACCCCCGCCTGCTGCGCGCCTTCCTGGCCGTCGCCGAGGAGGGCCACTTCGGCCGCGCCGCCGCCCGGCTCCGGCTCGCCCAGCCCGCGCTGAGCCGGCAGGTGCAGCAGCTGGAGCGGTCGCTGGGCGTGGAGCTGTTCACCCGGGGTCCGGCCGGGGTCGAGCTGACCGACGTCGGTCGCGTCGTGCGGCCGGAGGCCGCCCGGGCGCTGGCGCAGAACCAGCGGCTGGTGCGCACGGCGCGGGCCCACGCGGGGGCGCCGGGTCCGGCGCTCACCGTCGCCGCCCCCATGCCCGCACCGCCGGGCGGGCTGCTGGCGGCGGCGATCCGGCTCTTCCGTGCCGACCACGGCGACCTCGCGCTGGCGGTGGTGGAGCTCGACGACGACGAGCAGGCCACCGCGCTCGCCGAGGGCCGCGTCGACGTCGCGCTGACCTGGGAGCGCCCGGTCCGGCCGGGGCTCACCGCCGAGCGGCTGCTGACCGAGCCGACGGTGGCGCTGCTGCCACCGGGGCACCCGCTGGCGGGGGCGGCGTCCTTCCCGGTCGGGGCGTTCACCGACGGCCCGCTGCTGTTCCCGGTGGCGGAGCGCAGCCACTGCTGGGCGCAGCTGGAGACCCTCGCCGGCGGTGCCGGGGTGCGGCTGGACCCGATCCCGACGGCACCGTCGGCGGTGACCGACCTGGTCGCCGCCGGGCTGGGCATCTCCGCCGTCCCGGGCTCCTTCAGCTCCTCGGGCCGCTCGGACGTGGCGTTCGTCCCGGTGCCCGGGCTGGTCGGGGAGATGTCGGTGCTCTGGCGGGACGAGGAGTCCGACGTCCTGGTGCTGGACTTCCTCGACGCCTGCCGCGCCGCGGCGCGGGAACAGGTGGCCGGCCGGGCCCGGTGAGCCGGGCCGGGACGGCCAGGGAGAGAGGGGCCCTGGAGCCGGGCGGGCGGTCAGCGCGAGCGGAGGAACGTCCAGCTCTCCGCGGTGACCGCGCCCAGCGAGGCGTACAGGGCGGCGCCCTCGGGCGAGGGGTGCAGGCACGCCACGCGCGCCCCGGCGGACGCCGCGTGCTGCAGTGCGGCGACCGTCACGGCCCGGCCGACACCACGGCCGCGGTGGGTGGGCAGGGTCGCGACGTTCACCAGGACGGCGCACCCGTCGACCACGACGGTCTTCGCCGTGCCGCAGGGCCCACCGCGCTCCTCGGCCACGTGCACGGTGACCTGCGGGGAGTCCAGGGCGGCGGCGGTCGCCACCGGCGTGAAGACCTCCGGTGTCGTGCCGAAGCCGGCAGCGACCAGCTCGGCGTACTGCGTCGCCTCCGTGCCGTCCACCGTGCGCACGACCAGGCCCGGCGGGGCCGGCGGGACGTCCGCGGGGGCGGACAGGTCGATCAGCTGGAAGTCCATGCGGTGGCCGTGGACCAGCCCGTGCCGCCGGGCCACCGCGGCCAGCTCGTCGCCGGGGGTCCCGCGCACGACGATGCTCCACGGCGTCCCCGTCCAGTCCTGGGCCGCGACGAGCCGCTCGACCTCGGCGACGTCCGGCTCGGTGGCGGTGCTCACCACCGCGTTGAGGGCGGCCGCCGGTGCGCCGGTGACGTACAGCGTGGTGTCGTGCGCGCCCTCCAGGGTCCGGCCGGCGACGGCGTACCGGGCGGCCAGGGCCATCGCCCCCCGCCACGCGTGTGCGGCGCGGTCGGTGGTCGTCTGCAGGTGCACGGCGTCTCCTCGGGGGTGGGGCGCCGCGGACGTGCGGCGATGCACGCCCAGCGAAGACCGGCCCGGCCGCGGCGCGCACCCGGGCCGGCACGGGCATCTCGCGCTCGGTGACCCGGCGCCGGGCAGGACGCCGCGACAACCCGGTGGTCTCCCGGATGGAGCCGGTCCCCGCGCTCCCTAGCGTCGATCGCACGATCGGGCCGCCGGTCACCGAGGAGGTCGTGATGTCCCGTCCGCTGTCCGTGCTGCTGCTCCGACTGCGGCTGGCCGCACCTCCACCCGGAGCCGGCCACGAGCCGCACCGGCCGGTCGCGCTGTCCCGCAGCAGGCGGGCGCGGGGTGCCGTCCGCCGCCTCCTGGCGCGTCAGTGGGAGCTGTACCAGCGGCTGTACCTGCCCCCGTTCCCGTGGGAGGAGGACTTCCTGCGCTGGTCCGGCGACCAGTTGGTGGGGCAGCTGCTGCCCCCGTCCGGACGGCACGGCCACGACAGCAGCCGGATCGAGCCCTGACCGCAGC belongs to Modestobacter sp. L9-4 and includes:
- a CDS encoding LysR family transcriptional regulator, with protein sequence MLPAEPVTPATRQDPDVDPRLLRAFLAVAEEGHFGRAAARLRLAQPALSRQVQQLERSLGVELFTRGPAGVELTDVGRVVRPEAARALAQNQRLVRTARAHAGAPGPALTVAAPMPAPPGGLLAAAIRLFRADHGDLALAVVELDDDEQATALAEGRVDVALTWERPVRPGLTAERLLTEPTVALLPPGHPLAGAASFPVGAFTDGPLLFPVAERSHCWAQLETLAGGAGVRLDPIPTAPSAVTDLVAAGLGISAVPGSFSSSGRSDVAFVPVPGLVGEMSVLWRDEESDVLVLDFLDACRAAAREQVAGRAR
- a CDS encoding BTAD domain-containing putative transcriptional regulator, translating into MSSSHPAASSSSRSTSSGSRLSAVPEVPRLQLSVLGPMEARTGGSEVALGSPQQQAVLAALVMHEVAHVELPALVAGLWGEDAPVSAAGTVRTYLSRLRRALGPASELLRATGGGYRLDRAGYDLDLTAFTVRRERAAEATRRGDTAAAAEQLRAALSLWRGTPLSGLPGPYAESQRERLTQLHDTVVEELLAAEVELGHLTEALGELTVLIAQQPLRERLRELQVLALWRLGRQAEALSAYAQARTVLAEELGVDPGPALQALQELVLTGTPPVPAGPVAPAVRATPAPAQLPGEVARITGREQDLARLAEAAADTGAAARVVAVSGMGGVGKTTLAVHFARSRAADHPDGQLHADLRGFDPVHRPVDPAEALRGFLEALGVPPQGVPTDLEGRAALYRTLLHGRRMLVLLDNARDAEQVRPLLPGDPGTLVVVTSRDPLAGLVVTAGARPVALDVLDPGAAGEFLRRRLGDRRVDAEPAAVDRLAERTGGLPLALAVVAARAAISPAMSLAALAEELGAGPLDAMATSDPVSDLRAVLAPSYRALAPDAARVFRALAAQPGADTGTAAVASASGLDRSPVGRLLRQLADSALVTQPRPDRWRMHDLLLAYAGEVTGGPERAEFVVRTTAHHLHTTAAARRVHFPQRVPLDLPPLPTGVSPEVLGDAAAVVGWFATEAASLVSVVQQAAAAGLDQDVLQLTALLLPLQDRLGRPADAVVCQHLALAAAERADDRSWLGRVHHGLASAYDSLGDAALSIDHLRSAITAYRMAGVRRGEAEAHAQLAETLSEVAGPPDPHRDAEVREHLEAALALIQELGDRQLEAMFRVDAGSRLLSAGDAAGAEQEWSRSRDLFRAVGDDRWMLEVEVKLAHAALAQGRVTEALARYREVARSAPDQDARVLVEATAGVGHALVASGDVPGARSAWAEAVRAIDRLDPAGELGWARAVRAELADLLAGAPTPPGS
- a CDS encoding cupin domain-containing protein; the encoded protein is MTSTHTGTHPLGVVTAPLLTDPSTQTAVQFLGGLVHLRAGSADTEGAWALLEHTGDRGYMSPLHVHDADEETFLVLDGELRVEVGGERLAVGAGGLALLPRGQAHGFVVTSPSARFLTLHTPGGFDRFVAEVGLPLDAPAGGPPDPAELTRIAAGHGIQIVGPPLLP
- a CDS encoding GNAT family N-acetyltransferase, whose translation is MHLQTTTDRAAHAWRGAMALAARYAVAGRTLEGAHDTTLYVTGAPAAALNAVVSTATEPDVAEVERLVAAQDWTGTPWSIVVRGTPGDELAAVARRHGLVHGHRMDFQLIDLSAPADVPPAPPGLVVRTVDGTEATQYAELVAAGFGTTPEVFTPVATAAALDSPQVTVHVAEERGGPCGTAKTVVVDGCAVLVNVATLPTHRGRGVGRAVTVAALQHAASAGARVACLHPSPEGAALYASLGAVTAESWTFLRSR